One genomic segment of Pseudoalteromonas sp. GCY includes these proteins:
- a CDS encoding Y-family DNA polymerase — protein sequence MWLYLYFPMLQLEGMTKQTVSGDFVTPVVIIDGRKNQIVQLNDAAQQRGIKIGMGLGTACALCTQLHVLPYDDLLERQQLLEIANMLYQVSADIVIDEPNGLVLKVDSMLSLYHDLLSYWQVISGQLAQLGKSYSYGMGESTIMAKLLAREHCNVLMLTPCQKRYYLGKIGLTRTSLDSRVIELLARTGVKNVAQLEQFALSELAKRFDTELVHYVGCLFGKLKETLNYYQPAETFELTAPLLYEVEVMAWLEKPIEHLLSRLALFLQQRNLVTRTLYFTLALRDKEALEITLNSAEPEYKAANWQRLLNLKLESITLDAPVQSVSLKAEAFETQHATIKDLFSTQQSAMSAQGLRAILCAKLGEQAVQGLQLTGDPRPEKASTYSHEPHFTTLKSKLRPTILFPKPQPLCERVNIISGPERIASGWWDGEPVQRDYFIVQNEQAQRLWVFREQNNHWYIHGVFS from the coding sequence ATGTGGTTATATCTCTATTTTCCTATGCTGCAACTAGAGGGAATGACAAAGCAAACGGTTTCCGGTGATTTTGTTACACCCGTTGTTATTATTGATGGCCGCAAAAACCAGATAGTGCAGCTAAATGATGCAGCGCAGCAGCGAGGTATAAAAATAGGAATGGGCCTTGGGACTGCTTGTGCATTGTGTACACAGCTTCATGTTTTGCCCTACGACGACCTTCTAGAAAGACAACAGCTATTAGAAATTGCCAATATGCTTTATCAAGTAAGTGCAGATATTGTAATCGATGAACCTAATGGCCTTGTGCTTAAAGTCGATTCTATGCTGTCGCTCTATCATGATTTGCTAAGTTACTGGCAAGTAATATCTGGACAATTAGCGCAGCTTGGCAAGAGTTATTCTTACGGCATGGGTGAGTCCACAATAATGGCTAAGCTCTTAGCGCGAGAGCATTGCAATGTGCTTATGTTAACGCCGTGCCAAAAGCGTTATTACTTGGGAAAAATTGGACTAACACGTACAAGTCTAGATAGTCGGGTGATTGAGCTGCTTGCTCGCACCGGAGTTAAAAATGTGGCGCAGTTAGAGCAGTTTGCACTCAGTGAGCTGGCTAAACGTTTTGATACTGAACTCGTACATTATGTAGGCTGCTTGTTTGGAAAACTAAAGGAAACCCTTAACTATTACCAACCTGCGGAAACCTTTGAGCTTACTGCACCTTTACTTTACGAAGTCGAAGTAATGGCTTGGTTAGAAAAGCCAATCGAGCATTTGCTATCGCGTTTAGCATTATTCTTACAGCAACGTAACTTAGTAACTCGAACGCTTTATTTTACCTTAGCGCTTCGAGATAAAGAGGCTTTAGAGATCACATTAAACAGCGCGGAGCCTGAATATAAGGCGGCAAATTGGCAGCGCTTGTTAAATCTCAAGCTAGAATCCATAACCTTAGATGCACCCGTACAAAGTGTTTCACTCAAAGCTGAGGCTTTTGAAACGCAGCATGCCACAATAAAAGATCTCTTCTCAACGCAGCAAAGTGCGATGTCAGCGCAAGGGCTGCGCGCTATTCTATGTGCTAAGCTCGGTGAGCAGGCAGTGCAAGGTTTACAACTTACAGGCGATCCTCGTCCTGAAAAGGCCAGCACTTATAGCCACGAGCCACATTTCACGACACTCAAGAGTAAATTAAGACCTACCATCCTATTTCCGAAGCCACAGCCTTTATGTGAAAGAGTCAATATTATTTCTGGTCCAGAGCGTATCGCTTCAGGGTGGTGGGACGGTGAGCCAGTCCAGCGAGATTATTTTATTGTACAAAATGAACAAGCGCAGCGGTTATGGGTATTTCGAGAGCAAAATAACCATTGGTATATTCATGGAGTATTTAGCTAA
- a CDS encoding error-prone DNA polymerase, which translates to MSYAELFCQSNFSFLTGASRPEELVKQADFLGYSAIAITDECSLAGIVRAHAYIRDHKLKIKLIVGSLLKYNNIELVALCPCQLAYTELCRVISNARQRAEKGQYQLSEWDIMSLKHVLLLWLPKGNSQDVQSLQWLCKYHQNRIWIGYRRNLSAEDVHYFTHCVKLSKAYQIPVCAVGGVLMHCSSRLALQHTLTAIRQNRVISEIPEKMISNSESALRAISKLNKLFSPNFLEESDNIAKRCVFNLDSLHYQYPQELVPKGFTPMAYLRALVEKGKQVRFPDGVPLDIEAIIDKELALIEALDYPFFFITIHDIVMYAKQRQILYQGRGSAANSVVCYCLEITAVDPRQVGVLFERFISKERNEPPDIDVDFEHQRREEVIQYIYKKYGRKRAALAATVITYRLKSAMRDVGKALGIEMAQIEYFIKHLNRRDKGLNWQAQLVELGLEPNSLKGQHFIQLVNDIMGFPRHLSQHVGGFVISESPLHELVPVENAAMPERTIIQWDKDDLETLKLLKVDILALGMLSAIRKCFGYIAAHTKRNLDLAQLTRMQDDPLVYKMLQKGDSVGVFQVESRAQMSMLPRLKPANYYDLVIQIAIVRPGPIQGDMVHPFLKRRDGEEQVTYPSEAVKSVLERTMGVPIFQEQVIKLAMVAAGFTGGEADSLRRAMASWKKTGELMQFREKLIRGMLERGYEAQFAERIFEQICGFGEYGFPESHSASFAVLAYASAWLKYYYPAMFYTALLNSLPMGFYSASQLLQDASRHEVSILPICVNQSDYEHQVVQEPRQARFAIRLGLRLIKGLSEAEALQLLQCRPQEGFGKIVQLQQAGITNSTIEKLISADALHHFVDSRYAARWSLADQSKTLPLFSDIEEKESQYSHFSATEFENLQEDYNSTKVSLRTHPIKQLEQAKLICRTVKANELLYRPHKSLVTVIGLVTGKQAPGTAKGVTFFTLEDETGNINVIVWSGTARAQKQAYMGAQLLEVKGIVEKEGEVVHVIAGRLIDRSELLEAMTIKARAFH; encoded by the coding sequence ATGTCTTATGCCGAGCTTTTTTGCCAGAGCAACTTTTCATTTTTGACTGGCGCATCGCGACCAGAAGAGTTGGTCAAACAAGCAGATTTTTTAGGTTATAGCGCAATAGCCATTACTGACGAATGCTCTTTGGCTGGAATTGTACGTGCTCATGCTTATATTCGTGATCATAAACTCAAGATAAAACTGATAGTTGGGAGTTTGCTGAAGTACAACAATATTGAATTGGTTGCTCTTTGTCCTTGCCAGCTCGCTTATACAGAGTTATGTCGAGTGATCAGTAATGCTCGCCAGCGAGCGGAGAAGGGACAATATCAGCTTAGTGAATGGGATATTATGTCGCTTAAGCATGTCTTATTGTTGTGGTTGCCAAAGGGTAACAGTCAAGATGTTCAATCATTGCAATGGCTGTGTAAATATCACCAAAATAGAATATGGATTGGCTACCGACGTAACTTGAGTGCAGAAGATGTACATTACTTTACCCATTGTGTAAAGCTGTCAAAAGCTTACCAAATACCTGTCTGCGCTGTTGGTGGAGTGCTTATGCACTGTTCGTCTAGACTTGCGCTACAGCATACGTTGACAGCCATTCGACAGAATCGTGTGATAAGCGAGATCCCTGAGAAAATGATTAGCAATAGCGAGTCGGCACTTAGAGCTATCTCTAAGCTTAATAAGTTGTTTTCACCTAACTTTCTTGAAGAAAGTGACAATATCGCGAAGCGGTGTGTATTTAATTTAGACTCATTGCATTATCAATATCCTCAGGAGTTAGTGCCTAAAGGTTTTACTCCAATGGCTTATTTACGCGCGTTGGTCGAAAAGGGTAAACAAGTTCGTTTTCCTGATGGTGTGCCGCTAGATATAGAAGCCATTATTGATAAAGAGCTAGCGCTTATCGAAGCGCTTGATTATCCGTTTTTTTTTATCACTATTCATGACATTGTGATGTATGCAAAACAACGTCAAATCTTATATCAAGGGCGAGGCTCAGCCGCTAACTCCGTGGTCTGCTACTGCTTAGAGATAACCGCGGTTGACCCTCGACAAGTGGGCGTATTGTTCGAGCGTTTTATTAGTAAAGAGCGTAATGAGCCACCCGATATAGATGTGGATTTTGAACACCAACGTCGAGAAGAGGTGATCCAATATATCTACAAAAAATATGGTCGTAAACGCGCAGCATTAGCAGCAACGGTGATCACGTATCGTTTAAAAAGTGCCATGCGTGATGTTGGCAAAGCCTTGGGCATTGAAATGGCGCAAATAGAGTACTTTATTAAGCATCTCAACCGCCGTGATAAAGGACTTAACTGGCAGGCCCAATTAGTAGAATTAGGACTAGAACCAAACTCATTAAAAGGTCAGCACTTTATTCAGTTGGTTAATGACATTATGGGGTTTCCAAGGCATTTATCGCAGCATGTTGGTGGTTTTGTTATCTCAGAAAGTCCATTACATGAATTAGTGCCCGTAGAAAATGCAGCTATGCCAGAACGCACCATTATTCAATGGGATAAAGATGACCTTGAAACCCTTAAGTTACTTAAAGTCGATATCTTGGCCTTGGGTATGCTAAGCGCTATCCGTAAGTGTTTTGGCTATATTGCAGCGCACACGAAGCGAAACTTGGATCTTGCCCAATTGACTCGTATGCAAGATGACCCTTTGGTCTATAAGATGTTGCAAAAAGGGGATAGTGTGGGTGTGTTTCAAGTAGAGTCTCGTGCGCAAATGAGTATGTTGCCAAGGCTGAAACCCGCGAATTATTATGATTTAGTGATCCAAATAGCAATTGTACGTCCCGGCCCTATTCAAGGGGATATGGTGCATCCATTTTTAAAGCGACGGGATGGTGAAGAGCAAGTGACCTATCCATCAGAAGCGGTTAAATCGGTATTAGAGAGGACCATGGGGGTTCCCATTTTCCAAGAACAAGTGATAAAACTGGCTATGGTTGCAGCTGGATTCACTGGAGGAGAAGCAGATAGCCTACGCCGAGCCATGGCATCATGGAAGAAAACTGGAGAGCTGATGCAGTTTAGAGAAAAGCTTATTCGAGGCATGCTGGAGCGGGGCTATGAAGCACAATTTGCTGAGCGGATTTTTGAGCAGATCTGTGGCTTTGGTGAATATGGTTTTCCTGAAAGCCATTCAGCTTCTTTTGCTGTGCTGGCTTATGCCTCTGCGTGGTTGAAATACTACTATCCAGCAATGTTTTATACTGCTCTACTTAATAGTTTACCAATGGGGTTTTATTCGGCTTCACAGCTGTTGCAAGATGCATCAAGGCATGAGGTTAGCATTTTACCTATCTGTGTTAACCAGTCCGATTACGAACATCAAGTCGTACAAGAGCCAAGACAAGCTAGGTTTGCGATCCGCTTAGGACTTCGGCTTATAAAAGGGTTAAGTGAAGCTGAAGCACTGCAATTATTACAATGCAGACCTCAAGAGGGGTTTGGTAAAATAGTGCAGCTACAGCAAGCAGGTATTACCAACAGCACTATTGAAAAGCTGATTTCCGCGGATGCTTTACATCACTTTGTGGATAGCCGTTATGCTGCTAGGTGGTCGCTTGCAGATCAAAGTAAAACCTTGCCACTATTCAGCGATATTGAAGAGAAAGAGTCGCAATATAGTCACTTTAGCGCCACAGAGTTTGAAAACTTACAGGAAGATTATAATAGCACTAAGGTTTCCTTACGCACTCACCCAATCAAGCAACTTGAGCAAGCAAAGCTTATATGCCGAACGGTTAAGGCCAATGAACTGCTTTATCGACCACATAAATCGTTAGTAACAGTGATAGGGCTGGTGACAGGAAAGCAAGCCCCGGGTACCGCAAAAGGCGTGACCTTTTTTACTTTGGAAGACGAAACAGGCAACATCAATGTGATTGTGTGGTCTGGTACTGCTCGAGCACAAAAGCAAGCCTATATGGGCGCACAGCTATTAGAAGTAAAAGGTATAGTAGAGAAAGAGGGTGAAGTGGTACATGTTATTGCTGGTAGGTTAATCGATAGAAGTGAATTACTAGAAGCGATGACGATTAAGGCTCGCGCATTTCATTAA
- the imuA gene encoding translesion DNA synthesis-associated protein ImuA, whose amino-acid sequence MANYIDLLERKNLLWRGRGQAVQHNVVSTRFAALDDVLCGGWPQQGVIGVKTAMGIGELRLILPHFVDDNRLKVLINPPGQIHAAALHYLSLDLSEFMILQPPSEKEALWAAEQCVKSGACSALVLWHEALSIAAVKRLQLGAQAGGCRLFALYQAQYAQTLPFTLSVALQAQRSGLDMIVKKHKGHFAHRSLKLENPDYWPELEKPNLPHVSDNIVAFSGYERRLTS is encoded by the coding sequence ATGGCGAATTATATAGATCTTCTTGAGCGTAAAAACTTGCTTTGGCGTGGGCGTGGACAGGCCGTGCAGCATAATGTCGTCAGTACTCGCTTTGCTGCACTTGATGATGTGCTGTGTGGCGGTTGGCCGCAACAAGGTGTGATTGGTGTAAAAACTGCAATGGGAATAGGGGAGTTAAGGTTGATATTGCCCCATTTTGTGGATGATAACCGTTTGAAGGTATTAATTAATCCACCAGGACAAATACATGCCGCGGCATTGCATTATTTATCGTTAGACCTGAGTGAATTTATGATATTGCAGCCACCAAGTGAAAAAGAAGCACTGTGGGCTGCGGAACAATGTGTAAAAAGTGGTGCGTGTAGTGCGCTTGTACTTTGGCACGAAGCGCTTTCTATTGCTGCTGTAAAGCGTTTGCAGTTAGGTGCACAGGCGGGAGGTTGTAGGTTATTTGCTTTGTATCAAGCGCAGTACGCCCAGACTTTACCATTTACACTTTCAGTGGCATTACAAGCACAGCGCAGCGGCTTGGATATGATAGTAAAGAAGCACAAGGGACACTTTGCACATCGCAGTCTTAAACTAGAGAATCCCGACTATTGGCCAGAGCTTGAAAAGCCAAATCTACCTCATGTTAGCGATAATATAGTTGCATTTTCGGGCTATGAGCGGCGTTTAACGAGCTAG